From a region of the Paenibacillus sp. FSL R10-2734 genome:
- a CDS encoding DUF441 domain-containing protein — MDMTSLLLLGLAALGIISSNSPVTIAMVVLLLLRVLGLQQTFPWLEKYGLTIGIIVLTIGVMTPLASGKISLQMVGQSFLHWKSLLAIAIGILVAYLGGRGAILMTNQPTVVAGLLIGTVIGVALFKGVPVGPLIAAGLLSLLIGKM; from the coding sequence ATGGACATGACCTCTTTGCTTTTGCTTGGACTTGCTGCGCTCGGGATTATCAGCAGTAATTCCCCAGTAACAATAGCAATGGTCGTCCTACTACTGCTAAGAGTTCTTGGCCTGCAGCAGACCTTTCCCTGGCTAGAAAAATACGGTTTAACCATCGGGATTATCGTTCTTACGATCGGAGTCATGACACCTTTGGCCAGCGGTAAAATATCGCTACAAATGGTCGGTCAATCGTTTCTTCACTGGAAGTCTCTTTTAGCGATTGCGATCGGCATTCTCGTCGCTTATCTTGGTGGGCGTGGAGCCATCCTTATGACCAATCAGCCCACAGTTGTTGCTGGTCTCCTGATCGGAACAGTGATTGGCGTTGCATTGTTCAAGGGTGTCCCGGTAGGACCGCTTATTGCAGCCGGTTTGTTGTCGCTCTTGATTGGCAAAATGTAA
- a CDS encoding YpdA family putative bacillithiol disulfide reductase: MKDVIIIGAGPCGLSAAIECQRQGLSSLIIEKSFIVHSIYLYPTNMQFFSTAELLEIGDVPFTSTNDKPYRHEALVYYRRAAQQYGLDIAAYEEALSIEPLEDGTFAVHTSNMRGEHQTRITANVVIATGYFDQPNMIGIPGEELPKVTHYFGEAHPYTGMKVTVIGGSNSAVDAALELMRVGATVDMVYRGESISTNIKPWVRPIFEGLVQKGKITLHLESRVTEITASSVIVTHHDGNQKTLDNDFVLALTGFRPSRVLLTSAGVVMDDDLDKPAFNHSTMESNVPGLYVAGVIASGRNANEVFIETGRGHGKLIADHILSKRSSHNKELNI; this comes from the coding sequence ATGAAAGATGTAATTATTATCGGTGCAGGTCCTTGCGGTCTATCGGCAGCGATCGAATGCCAGCGCCAAGGACTATCCAGTCTCATTATTGAAAAAAGCTTTATCGTTCACTCAATTTATTTGTATCCAACAAATATGCAATTCTTCAGTACAGCTGAGTTATTGGAGATCGGAGATGTTCCTTTCACCTCGACCAATGATAAACCCTACCGCCATGAAGCGCTTGTCTATTACCGCCGAGCAGCTCAGCAATATGGTCTAGATATCGCCGCTTACGAAGAAGCATTGTCCATCGAGCCACTTGAGGATGGAACCTTTGCTGTACATACGTCCAATATGCGAGGTGAGCATCAAACACGAATCACCGCTAATGTAGTTATAGCTACGGGTTACTTTGACCAGCCGAATATGATCGGTATTCCAGGGGAAGAACTTCCTAAAGTTACCCACTATTTCGGCGAAGCCCATCCATATACAGGGATGAAGGTTACAGTCATTGGTGGCAGTAATTCCGCTGTAGATGCAGCCCTGGAGCTTATGCGAGTTGGAGCAACTGTAGATATGGTCTATCGCGGTGAGAGCATTTCCACGAATATAAAGCCTTGGGTTCGGCCAATCTTTGAAGGGTTAGTGCAGAAAGGCAAAATCACACTTCATTTGGAATCACGTGTCACTGAAATTACTGCAAGCTCGGTCATTGTCACACATCACGACGGAAACCAAAAAACATTAGATAATGATTTCGTCCTTGCTCTGACTGGCTTCCGGCCTAGCCGAGTGCTTCTCACTTCAGCCGGCGTAGTCATGGATGACGATTTGGATAAGCCAGCGTTTAACCACTCAACCATGGAAAGCAATGTGCCAGGTCTTTACGTTGCAGGAGTAATCGCTTCAGGTCGCAATGCGAATGAAGTGTTTATTGAGACAGGACGTGGGCATGGTAAACTTATCGCTGATCATATTCTTTCGAAACGCAGTTCTCACAATAAGGAGTTGAACATTTAA
- a CDS encoding metalloregulator ArsR/SmtB family transcription factor: MQLEKIVNYHKALADPTRLRLLLLLSQGEMHGQALAEKLNLSQPTVTHHAGKLREAALIKERRDKNTVYFKLNPEFISSGAEASIQFIFSKGARNMEEKSPENSLKESVLRNFFSKDGRLRQIPAQYKKKLIALQYMVEKLEPGVVYTEKDINEFIKQFHEDFATIRREFIMHQFMYRENDKYELNPQEIWTRWEDVT; the protein is encoded by the coding sequence GTGCAGTTGGAAAAAATAGTTAATTATCATAAAGCTTTGGCTGACCCAACGCGATTACGTTTATTGTTGCTTCTGTCGCAAGGAGAAATGCACGGACAAGCGCTGGCTGAAAAATTGAATTTGTCGCAACCAACAGTAACTCATCATGCAGGGAAATTGCGTGAAGCGGCTCTAATTAAGGAACGACGCGACAAAAATACGGTTTATTTTAAGCTGAATCCAGAGTTCATTAGTAGTGGCGCTGAGGCTTCAATTCAGTTTATTTTTTCGAAAGGAGCGAGGAATATGGAAGAGAAGTCACCTGAGAATAGTCTTAAGGAATCTGTGCTTCGTAATTTTTTCTCGAAGGATGGTCGACTTCGGCAAATCCCGGCACAATACAAGAAGAAGTTGATCGCGCTTCAGTACATGGTAGAGAAGCTAGAGCCAGGGGTGGTTTATACTGAGAAGGATATCAATGAGTTCATTAAGCAGTTTCATGAAGATTTCGCCACCATTCGGCGTGAATTTATTATGCATCAGTTTATGTACCGTGAGAATGACAAATACGAGCTTAATCCTCAAGAAATATGGACACGTTGGGAAGATGTCACTTAA
- a CDS encoding DUF3939 domain-containing protein: MFFKRTKKQPKSDHVTVTLTQVKQAIRKFEEEMPALINRTALILDDKRIDLSRLKRYLGGVPEQNFYMSRETYEVFEEQDKLVPYYLDMVQSAVDNYISDTGQLPLVEDAWLPEVHYRLLATESYLKETPPFPLYITQEEMMLTHRAEHFE, from the coding sequence ATGTTTTTCAAACGCACAAAAAAACAACCCAAATCCGATCATGTAACCGTTACCTTGACTCAAGTAAAACAGGCGATTAGAAAATTTGAAGAAGAAATGCCTGCGCTCATTAATAGAACAGCCTTAATCCTTGACGATAAAAGAATAGACTTGAGTCGACTAAAACGATATTTAGGTGGAGTACCGGAGCAGAATTTCTATATGTCACGTGAGACCTATGAAGTTTTCGAGGAACAAGATAAGCTAGTTCCGTATTATCTTGATATGGTTCAGTCCGCTGTAGACAATTACATCAGTGATACAGGTCAACTGCCACTCGTTGAAGATGCTTGGTTACCAGAGGTTCATTATCGATTGCTAGCTACAGAAAGTTATCTTAAAGAAACCCCTCCCTTCCCTCTATATATAACTCAAGAGGAAATGATGCTGACACATCGAGCGGAGCATTTTGAGTAG
- a CDS encoding HAD family hydrolase → MKELQAILFDLDNTLMDRDNTFRSFTTQFVQDFLGHLEPAEAQKVIEDMILRDADGYRDKDGFFVELSEVLPWETPVTAEHIRAYYDASYINHGATMKHAVEVLKYCIERGYTLGLVTNGKVDIQNTKIDTLGLREYFKAIVISGEVGIAKPDPEIYQLALNRLGVTADQTLFIGDHPVNDIWGAGKAGLQGIWLQRKHAWDDQLDIQPWKMIHELNELKSIL, encoded by the coding sequence ATGAAAGAATTACAAGCTATATTATTTGATCTGGATAATACATTAATGGATCGCGATAATACATTTCGTAGTTTTACTACTCAGTTTGTTCAGGATTTTCTAGGACATCTGGAACCTGCGGAAGCGCAGAAGGTTATAGAGGACATGATCCTCAGAGATGCTGATGGATACCGTGATAAGGACGGATTCTTCGTGGAGCTAAGCGAGGTACTACCATGGGAAACGCCAGTTACGGCTGAACATATTCGTGCGTATTACGATGCAAGCTATATTAATCACGGAGCAACGATGAAGCATGCCGTGGAGGTTCTAAAGTACTGCATAGAGCGTGGTTATACCCTTGGGCTGGTTACTAACGGCAAAGTGGACATTCAGAATACTAAAATTGATACCCTTGGCCTAAGAGAGTACTTCAAGGCTATTGTCATATCTGGAGAAGTAGGAATCGCTAAGCCTGATCCTGAGATATATCAACTTGCTCTAAATAGATTGGGAGTTACTGCGGATCAGACGTTGTTTATTGGAGACCATCCAGTGAATGATATCTGGGGAGCAGGCAAAGCAGGGCTTCAAGGAATTTGGCTGCAAAGAAAACATGCTTGGGACGATCAGCTGGACATACAACCTTGGAAAATGATTCATGAGTTGAATGAGCTTAAGTCCATTTTGTAA
- the rsgA gene encoding ribosome small subunit-dependent GTPase A gives MTNIQQYGWNENWNTKWNERWNQPEDKQHIPGRIVGDFGSKYRVMTDLGETWGELSGKLRHTFVASGDFPAIGDWVVLSMQDGGEHAIIHGVLPRHSVISRKVAGNTQEEQIVASNVDTLFLVSALNDDFNVRRMERYLIMAWNSGANPVILLTKADLCLNADSKIAEMESAAPGVSVHAVSALQDDGREKLLPYIGRGQTVALTGSSGCGKSTMVNWLCGKDLQLTQDVREGDSRGRHTTTHRELFVMPDGGIIVDTPGMRELQLWEDEGGLDLAFSDISSLAAACRFSNCRHEREEGCAVLEAVRTGELEEKRLLNYRKTQRELLYQSTKEVKLKRKSTASSKVSSSRTRGNGWRKELDEY, from the coding sequence ATGACTAACATACAGCAATATGGATGGAATGAAAACTGGAATACGAAATGGAATGAAAGGTGGAATCAGCCGGAGGATAAACAACATATTCCCGGAAGAATCGTTGGAGATTTTGGAAGTAAGTATAGGGTGATGACTGATTTGGGTGAGACATGGGGAGAGCTATCAGGTAAGCTGAGACACACGTTTGTTGCTTCAGGTGATTTTCCTGCAATCGGTGACTGGGTGGTTCTTTCAATGCAGGATGGCGGTGAACACGCAATTATACATGGGGTATTGCCTCGGCATAGCGTCATCTCACGTAAGGTAGCAGGTAACACACAAGAGGAGCAAATTGTTGCTTCGAATGTAGACACCTTATTTCTGGTCAGTGCTTTGAATGATGACTTTAATGTTCGGCGAATGGAGCGATACCTAATCATGGCTTGGAACAGTGGAGCAAATCCAGTCATTCTGCTGACAAAAGCGGATCTTTGCTTAAATGCAGATAGTAAAATCGCTGAAATGGAAAGCGCCGCTCCAGGTGTTTCAGTTCATGCAGTTAGCGCATTGCAGGATGATGGACGTGAGAAACTGCTGCCGTACATCGGCAGAGGACAGACAGTGGCTCTAACGGGCTCATCAGGCTGTGGTAAATCAACGATGGTCAACTGGCTATGCGGTAAGGACCTTCAGCTTACACAGGATGTTAGAGAAGGGGATAGCCGCGGACGTCATACTACTACTCACCGTGAATTGTTTGTTATGCCAGACGGAGGAATTATAGTGGATACACCGGGGATGCGTGAGCTACAGCTGTGGGAAGATGAAGGTGGACTAGATCTGGCGTTCAGTGATATCAGCAGTTTAGCTGCCGCATGTCGTTTTAGTAACTGCAGACATGAACGTGAAGAGGGCTGTGCGGTACTGGAAGCAGTTCGAACTGGTGAGCTAGAAGAGAAGAGACTGCTGAACTATCGAAAGACACAGCGTGAGCTGCTGTACCAAAGCACCAAAGAGGTGAAGCTCAAAAGAAAAAGCACTGCTTCTTCTAAAGTCAGCTCGTCAAGGACTAGAGGGAACGGATGGCGCAAAGAATTGGATGAGTATTAG
- a CDS encoding FMN-dependent NADH-azoreductase → MSKVLFIKANNRPAEQSVSVKLYNEFLENYKLNNPEDEITELDLFAEQLPYYDNTLITAMYKAAQGYELTAEEVAGAAIVNKYLEQFIAADKVVFGFPLWNMTVPAVLHTYVDYLCQAGKTFSYTAEGPVGLLTGKKAIVLNARGGIYSEGPAASAEMAVNFIIGNLNLWGIKDITQVIIEGHNQLPAQSAEIIENGLQLAKETAASF, encoded by the coding sequence ATGTCTAAAGTATTATTTATCAAAGCAAACAATCGTCCAGCAGAACAATCCGTAAGTGTTAAGCTTTACAACGAATTCTTGGAGAACTACAAACTCAACAATCCAGAGGATGAAATCACTGAACTTGATCTGTTCGCAGAGCAACTTCCTTACTACGACAACACTCTGATCACTGCTATGTACAAAGCTGCTCAAGGTTACGAATTAACAGCTGAAGAAGTAGCTGGTGCTGCTATAGTTAATAAATATTTGGAACAGTTCATCGCTGCTGATAAAGTAGTATTCGGTTTCCCTCTGTGGAACATGACTGTACCTGCTGTATTGCATACTTATGTCGATTACCTTTGCCAAGCTGGCAAAACATTCTCTTACACTGCTGAAGGTCCAGTTGGTCTTTTGACTGGTAAAAAAGCAATCGTCCTGAACGCTAGAGGCGGCATTTATTCCGAAGGTCCTGCAGCAAGTGCTGAAATGGCTGTAAACTTCATCATTGGTAACCTTAACCTTTGGGGTATCAAAGATATTACACAAGTAATCATCGAAGGTCACAACCAACTTCCTGCACAATCCGCTGAAATCATCGAGAACGGACTACAATTGGCTAAAGAAACAGCTGCATCATTCTAA
- a CDS encoding alpha-amylase family glycosyl hydrolase yields the protein MYKGVTSITKKRTICSLVGISLTALLLSGCSGNQSNKQSIASPSPKADSVKSTAAPQAAKVKTVADEQPSTVYYELFVRSFYDSDGDGIGDLKGITQKLDYLNDGNPETKDDLGIGGIWLMPINPSPSYHGYDVTDYRAINPDYGTLEDFQELITEAHKRGIKIVMDLVVNHTSKEHPWFVDSAKNTDSKYRDWYVWAEDQGRSANGASSAGGGNAWHSLLGSHYLGGFWEGMPDLNFDNAEVRTEMKDIGKFWLEQGVDGFRLDAAKHIYEDLLSDKNEATTVKNVSWWQEFRKAMIEVNPEAYIVGEVWENSAVAVGAYLDQAFDSSFNFGLAETLVNSVKVEKDSGTAFTLERTYKLYSNISDNHFTDAIFLTNHDQNRVMSQLDNNSNHAKMAAALLLTLPGNPFIYYGEEIGMLGVKPDEGIREPMRWMATVQGKGQTTWEAGSNNAGKISVDVESQLNDSTSLLVRYRELIALRNEFPALRDGGIRDYASGNTGVMAYERLTTQDQVLVVHNLTGEEQTIELHPNVDSFSYSKILKTISDKATLKSDQLTLPPYSTAIVE from the coding sequence ATGTATAAAGGTGTTACATCCATAACCAAAAAGAGGACCATATGCAGTCTGGTGGGCATCAGTCTAACCGCATTACTGCTGTCCGGTTGTTCCGGAAATCAAAGCAACAAGCAATCCATTGCCTCTCCTTCCCCTAAAGCAGACTCAGTAAAGAGCACCGCTGCTCCCCAAGCTGCAAAAGTCAAAACCGTGGCGGACGAACAACCCTCCACGGTTTATTATGAATTATTTGTTCGTTCCTTCTACGATTCAGACGGGGATGGCATTGGAGATCTCAAAGGAATCACCCAAAAGCTAGATTACTTAAACGATGGGAATCCCGAGACCAAAGACGATTTGGGGATCGGTGGGATTTGGCTCATGCCCATCAACCCATCGCCAAGCTATCATGGATACGATGTAACCGATTATCGTGCGATAAATCCTGATTATGGCACGCTTGAGGATTTTCAGGAGCTAATTACAGAAGCGCATAAACGAGGAATCAAAATAGTAATGGATCTGGTTGTGAATCATACCTCCAAAGAACACCCATGGTTCGTAGACTCGGCTAAAAACACCGACAGTAAATATCGCGATTGGTACGTATGGGCTGAAGACCAAGGTCGTTCCGCAAACGGCGCCAGCTCAGCGGGTGGTGGAAATGCGTGGCATTCTTTACTTGGCAGTCATTATTTGGGCGGATTTTGGGAAGGCATGCCTGATCTGAATTTCGATAATGCTGAGGTTCGTACTGAAATGAAAGACATCGGAAAGTTTTGGCTGGAGCAAGGTGTGGATGGATTTCGACTAGATGCTGCGAAGCATATCTACGAAGATCTCTTGAGTGACAAAAATGAGGCCACAACCGTTAAAAATGTATCCTGGTGGCAAGAGTTCCGCAAAGCCATGATTGAAGTAAATCCAGAGGCATATATAGTCGGCGAGGTATGGGAGAACTCTGCTGTCGCCGTTGGGGCTTATTTAGATCAAGCCTTTGACTCAAGCTTTAACTTTGGCTTAGCAGAAACACTAGTGAATTCTGTAAAAGTTGAAAAAGACAGTGGGACTGCCTTTACGCTGGAACGAACGTATAAGTTGTATTCCAACATATCCGATAACCATTTTACCGATGCTATTTTCTTGACGAATCATGATCAAAACAGAGTCATGAGTCAATTAGACAACAACTCAAACCATGCTAAAATGGCAGCAGCCCTACTGTTAACTTTGCCTGGAAATCCTTTTATTTATTACGGTGAAGAAATCGGAATGCTTGGTGTGAAGCCAGATGAGGGGATTCGAGAGCCCATGAGATGGATGGCAACCGTTCAAGGAAAGGGGCAGACTACTTGGGAGGCCGGAAGTAATAATGCTGGCAAGATTAGCGTTGATGTCGAAAGCCAGTTAAATGACAGCACCTCACTGCTAGTAAGATATCGTGAACTTATTGCATTAAGAAATGAGTTCCCTGCGCTCCGGGATGGTGGAATCCGTGACTATGCTTCTGGCAATACCGGGGTTATGGCTTACGAACGACTAACAACTCAGGATCAGGTGCTCGTCGTTCATAACCTTACTGGAGAAGAACAAACGATTGAACTACATCCCAATGTTGATAGCTTCTCTTATTCCAAGATCTTAAAGACGATATCTGATAAAGCGACCTTGAAGTCAGACCAGCTCACCCTTCCTCCCTATTCAACTGCTATAGTGGAGTGA
- a CDS encoding ABC transporter substrate-binding protein, with protein sequence MKIRKKLSLSLMIITLCFSVLAGCGGKSELVKVKIGEVTRSVFYAPEYVALSQNFFKDEGLDVELQTIPGGDKTMTALLSGAIDVALVGSETSIYVYQQGSDDPVINFAQLTQRDGTFLFARKADGEFNWDKVKGSTFLGQRKGGMPQMAGAFTLNKKGIDPTKDITLIQNIDFANIAGAFASGTGDYVQLFEPQASIFEREGRGEVVASFGVESGYLPYTVFMSKNSYISKNGDTVQKFTNAIQRAQLWVKEHSPEEIADAVMTYFDKTDRDIVVSAVKRYKEQDTYAINPIIDNEEWNNLLDVIDLAGELKERVPADKIVNNSFAEKAEKSIKSSDSK encoded by the coding sequence ATGAAAATTAGGAAAAAGCTGTCATTGTCGCTCATGATCATTACTTTATGCTTTTCAGTGCTTGCCGGTTGCGGCGGAAAGTCGGAGCTGGTAAAGGTGAAGATTGGTGAAGTTACCCGTTCTGTCTTTTATGCACCCGAATATGTTGCCTTATCTCAAAATTTCTTTAAAGATGAAGGACTTGATGTAGAGCTGCAGACGATCCCCGGTGGAGATAAAACGATGACTGCACTCCTCTCAGGCGCTATCGATGTTGCATTAGTCGGTTCTGAAACCTCCATTTATGTGTATCAGCAGGGTTCAGATGATCCGGTCATTAATTTTGCACAGCTGACTCAGAGGGACGGAACTTTCTTGTTTGCACGTAAGGCTGACGGAGAATTTAACTGGGATAAAGTAAAGGGGTCTACCTTCCTGGGGCAAAGAAAAGGCGGTATGCCACAAATGGCAGGCGCGTTTACTTTAAATAAAAAAGGAATAGATCCTACCAAAGACATCACCTTGATCCAAAATATTGACTTTGCCAATATTGCAGGTGCATTTGCTTCAGGTACTGGCGATTATGTGCAGTTGTTTGAACCACAAGCTTCTATTTTTGAACGTGAGGGCCGAGGGGAAGTAGTGGCTTCGTTTGGTGTAGAAAGCGGCTATTTACCGTACACCGTGTTTATGTCTAAGAACAGCTATATTAGTAAAAATGGAGATACGGTACAGAAGTTCACTAATGCGATCCAGCGTGCTCAGCTTTGGGTGAAGGAACATAGTCCTGAAGAAATCGCGGATGCGGTTATGACTTATTTTGATAAGACGGATAGAGATATTGTGGTCTCAGCAGTCAAACGATATAAGGAACAGGATACCTATGCAATAAATCCAATTATAGATAATGAAGAATGGAACAATTTGCTTGATGTTATTGATCTTGCTGGTGAGCTTAAAGAACGTGTTCCCGCTGATAAAATAGTGAATAACAGCTTTGCTGAGAAAGCTGAGAAGAGTATAAAGAGCAGCGACTCAAAATAA
- a CDS encoding ABC transporter ATP-binding protein codes for MLPVVQLKGVTHAYLGDREASLAVEDLNLNVEQGEFVSLVGPSGCGKTTLLSIIAGLLQPSHGEIFVNGQPIMGPSSEVGYMLQQDYLFPWRSILDNAILGLELTGSLNEETRKRTLELLQEMGLEGKEHAYPSQLSGGMRQRVALVRTLATNPGLLLLDEPFSALDYQIKLQLEDLVSETLRSRGTTAILVTHDLSEAIAVSSRVILLQRNPGKIRKIFLVPEQIRSAPPLYARDQPGFSELFHEIWKEMEIAGRES; via the coding sequence ATGCTTCCAGTAGTGCAATTAAAGGGAGTAACGCATGCCTATCTTGGCGACCGTGAAGCTTCACTGGCCGTTGAGGACCTGAATCTTAATGTCGAGCAAGGAGAGTTCGTCAGCTTAGTTGGGCCAAGTGGCTGTGGCAAGACGACTCTTCTATCGATTATTGCAGGACTGCTGCAGCCTTCTCATGGCGAAATATTCGTAAATGGCCAACCGATTATGGGTCCTTCATCGGAGGTTGGTTATATGCTGCAGCAGGATTATCTTTTTCCTTGGCGGAGTATTCTGGACAATGCCATTCTTGGTCTAGAACTGACTGGAAGCTTGAACGAAGAGACTAGAAAGCGGACATTAGAGCTACTACAGGAGATGGGTTTAGAGGGAAAAGAGCACGCCTATCCTTCTCAGTTATCAGGTGGGATGCGGCAGAGAGTAGCTCTGGTGCGTACTCTGGCTACGAATCCTGGACTGCTTCTATTAGACGAGCCGTTCTCGGCGCTTGATTATCAGATCAAATTACAGCTTGAAGATTTGGTCTCTGAGACCTTACGGAGCAGGGGAACGACTGCAATATTAGTCACACATGATCTATCAGAAGCCATTGCGGTAAGCAGTAGGGTCATTCTTCTACAACGAAATCCAGGGAAGATTCGTAAAATATTTCTAGTTCCAGAGCAAATCCGGTCAGCACCTCCGCTGTATGCGCGTGATCAGCCAGGCTTTTCGGAGCTTTTTCATGAAATATGGAAAGAGATGGAGATTGCAGGGAGGGAAAGCTAA
- a CDS encoding ABC transporter permease, with translation MRHTEQSGLLASREQWLRQMHGDYKKTKKRWRNQVIVVRSSLLLLFFVLWEAGARMGWIDELLFSYPTKIFRQIWGDMVSGSLWPHLGMTVGETAVGFVLGTLLGTLLAVIIWWSPFLSAVLDPYMVVFNSMPKVALGPIFIVMFGAGFTAIVVTTLSITVIITTLVVYNSFCSVDPNLVKVVRSFGASRVQVFFKVILPASFGAVVSTLKVNVGMSWVGVIVGEFLVAKSGLGYLIIYGFQVFNFTLVMSSLLIIAAVATAMYQLVVYLEKRLLSRR, from the coding sequence ATGAGGCATACGGAGCAATCGGGATTATTAGCTTCCCGTGAACAGTGGCTGCGGCAAATGCATGGCGATTATAAAAAAACGAAGAAACGCTGGCGCAATCAAGTGATTGTCGTGAGGAGCAGCCTGTTGCTGCTGTTCTTTGTGCTCTGGGAAGCTGGAGCAAGAATGGGTTGGATTGATGAGCTATTGTTCAGCTATCCGACAAAAATCTTCCGCCAGATCTGGGGAGATATGGTTAGTGGAAGCTTGTGGCCGCATTTGGGGATGACGGTAGGTGAGACTGCGGTAGGCTTTGTACTGGGAACACTGCTAGGGACACTGCTGGCTGTGATTATTTGGTGGTCTCCTTTTTTATCTGCGGTACTTGATCCGTATATGGTCGTATTTAACAGTATGCCGAAGGTGGCACTGGGGCCGATTTTTATCGTCATGTTCGGGGCCGGATTCACTGCTATCGTTGTTACTACTTTATCTATAACAGTGATTATTACGACGCTTGTTGTTTACAATAGTTTTTGCAGTGTGGATCCGAATTTAGTAAAGGTGGTCCGCTCCTTCGGAGCATCCAGAGTTCAGGTGTTTTTTAAAGTAATTCTTCCTGCCTCATTCGGAGCGGTGGTATCTACCCTAAAGGTGAATGTGGGGATGTCATGGGTAGGGGTTATCGTAGGTGAGTTTTTAGTAGCTAAATCCGGTCTGGGCTATCTGATTATTTATGGTTTCCAGGTATTTAATTTTACGCTGGTGATGTCCAGTCTTTTGATTATCGCAGCTGTAGCAACGGCAATGTACCAACTAGTGGTATATCTAGAGAAGCGATTGTTATCCAGGCGATGA
- a CDS encoding aromatic acid exporter family protein yields MGFRVIKTAAATLLSVLLASAAGIPNAHSAGLLAILGVEVTLKRSFRTITARFLASLVGLFFGCILFWLLGFHYWVLGLYVLVGFPMIVKTGYKEGIVTSSVIVFRVFGQAELTFDVLLQQIELLAIGLGSAGLVNMVYMPQTGGVIYGIRKEVDRYFSVIFTQMARTLRDPAYIWDGKELIDADNAVQRGLTAATREMENHVIHPDGAWNVYFYMRKEQLESIQSMMQLLSQVYRRLPHGEMVADLFDQLSGDVLAEEYTGRTEHLLDELEREFEDMDLPETREEFEVRSAILQLCRELALYLKIAKRHKIPVSYKAEKRQNIRNKV; encoded by the coding sequence ATGGGATTTCGTGTGATTAAAACAGCAGCAGCGACGTTATTGTCCGTACTACTTGCGTCTGCAGCGGGTATACCTAATGCGCACAGTGCAGGCTTGCTAGCAATTTTGGGTGTAGAGGTTACTTTGAAAAGGAGTTTCCGAACGATAACGGCTCGTTTTTTAGCCTCGCTCGTGGGACTCTTTTTTGGCTGTATTCTATTCTGGCTACTAGGTTTCCATTATTGGGTACTTGGGCTGTATGTACTCGTAGGCTTCCCGATGATAGTAAAGACTGGATACAAAGAGGGGATTGTCACCAGCTCGGTTATCGTGTTTCGTGTGTTTGGACAAGCTGAGCTAACGTTCGATGTCCTGCTGCAGCAAATTGAGCTTCTGGCCATTGGTCTAGGTTCAGCAGGGTTAGTAAACATGGTTTACATGCCACAGACTGGTGGAGTAATTTATGGGATCCGTAAGGAAGTGGATCGCTATTTTTCGGTTATTTTTACCCAAATGGCCCGTACACTGCGTGATCCTGCGTATATCTGGGATGGCAAAGAATTAATTGATGCAGATAATGCAGTACAGCGGGGACTGACGGCTGCTACCCGTGAAATGGAGAATCATGTCATTCATCCAGATGGAGCGTGGAATGTTTATTTCTATATGCGGAAAGAGCAACTGGAATCGATTCAAAGTATGATGCAGCTGCTTTCTCAAGTGTATCGTCGTTTGCCACATGGGGAGATGGTTGCTGATTTATTCGACCAGCTTAGCGGGGATGTTCTTGCGGAAGAATATACTGGACGAACTGAACATTTGCTGGACGAATTAGAACGAGAATTCGAAGATATGGATCTGCCAGAGACGCGTGAGGAATTTGAAGTGCGCTCAGCTATTCTTCAGCTATGTAGGGAATTGGCACTTTATTTAAAGATAGCTAAACGACATAAAATCCCGGTTAGTTATAAGGCAGAGAAACGTCAGAACATTCGAAATAAAGTTTAA